One Corynebacterium appendicis CIP 107643 DNA window includes the following coding sequences:
- a CDS encoding YhjD/YihY/BrkB family envelope integrity protein: MATATSPREGFTDEQGIERAHPTQQDGGAVEKVKEKAPPVAHAMRMNERFGAQGGNQFAAGITYFSVLSIFPLAMLLFAGIGFVLAARPDLMAQLQEQIANSVEGETGEMVNEVVQTAIDQRGAVAGIGLLTTLWSGLSWMNHLRTGISAMWSLDANEGGGNFVTKKLADLVALIGLLVLFVLAFAVTAVGSSSLTTTAMEHFGIGNFPGARFVVWVAGLVAGIFANFLVFWWMIVFMPRTKVPLKSGFKGALLGAVIFELIKQFSTVIIGSATGNPAGALFGPIISLMVVLYLVWRVVLYVSAWTATTEESLAQEKPAIPEPAVINVRAGINEKDNTGLNLGIGAAIGAIGVAAVSLLTRD; this comes from the coding sequence ATGGCAACAGCTACGTCGCCCCGTGAGGGCTTCACGGATGAGCAGGGGATTGAGCGCGCGCACCCGACGCAGCAAGACGGCGGCGCGGTGGAGAAGGTGAAGGAGAAAGCGCCGCCGGTCGCGCACGCGATGCGCATGAACGAGCGCTTCGGGGCGCAGGGCGGCAATCAATTCGCCGCCGGCATCACGTACTTCTCCGTGTTGTCGATCTTCCCGTTGGCCATGCTGCTGTTCGCTGGCATAGGTTTCGTCCTGGCGGCGCGCCCGGACCTGATGGCGCAGCTGCAGGAGCAGATCGCCAACTCGGTCGAGGGCGAGACCGGTGAGATGGTCAATGAGGTCGTTCAAACGGCGATTGACCAGCGTGGCGCCGTCGCCGGCATCGGTTTGCTGACCACGCTGTGGTCTGGCCTGAGCTGGATGAACCACCTGCGCACGGGTATTTCCGCCATGTGGTCGCTGGACGCGAATGAGGGCGGCGGAAACTTCGTCACAAAGAAGCTCGCGGACCTGGTCGCGCTCATCGGCTTGCTCGTGTTGTTTGTGCTGGCCTTCGCGGTCACGGCGGTGGGCTCGTCCAGCCTGACCACCACGGCGATGGAGCACTTCGGCATCGGCAACTTCCCGGGCGCGCGCTTCGTGGTCTGGGTGGCAGGCCTGGTCGCCGGTATCTTCGCCAACTTCTTAGTCTTTTGGTGGATGATCGTGTTCATGCCTCGCACCAAGGTGCCGCTCAAGTCGGGCTTCAAGGGAGCGCTTTTGGGTGCCGTGATTTTCGAGCTGATCAAGCAGTTCTCCACCGTCATCATCGGCTCTGCCACCGGCAACCCGGCGGGCGCGCTGTTCGGCCCGATCATCTCTCTGATGGTCGTGCTGTACCTGGTCTGGCGCGTGGTCCTCTACGTCTCCGCCTGGACGGCGACGACGGAGGAATCTCTCGCGCAGGAGAAGCCGGCGATTCCGGAACCGGCCGTGATCAACGTCCGCGCCGGGATCAACGAGAAGGACAACACCGGCCTTAACCTGGGCATCGGTGCCGCGATCGGCGCTATTGGCGTTGCCGCCGTTTCTTTGCTGACGCGAGACTAA
- a CDS encoding D-alanyl-D-alanine carboxypeptidase family protein, which translates to MKKKLSLALAAAIAPAAITPVTLPAQPAALAQEAETAVTAAEEPGAPGAAANAEAGADAQAEATDEDAPHYPDPREEAPNTDECPNATQPQEPVSTSERIAPGMPTPTPLPVEYDGPCGVIAPDGFTVSDKVLATSWLVADADTGDVIAMKDPHGRYRPASIIKVLLALVAIDELPLDKEVTVSEESAGQEGSAVGLGPNGTYTVDDLMHGLLMVSGNDAAHALAQVLGGDEETLRKVNAKAQELGMTDTRAASYSGLDAPGMSTSAWDMGIAYTKAYQNPTFSEIVNTEMYPFPGYTGPDGEELPGFDVYNDNQLYLNDPDGIGGKTGYTDDAKHTFVGALERDGRRLMAIVLDTTIDKGRAWEQSQDLIHEGYKFTSDDAIASLDDVTAEPSNTGTPVTDAPGEDRKDSSGNAEDDDTLQWEGIAVFSGVLALAGLATWLSLASAKKRRQRQ; encoded by the coding sequence ATGAAGAAGAAGCTTTCTCTCGCGCTGGCTGCGGCGATCGCCCCCGCAGCGATCACGCCGGTCACTCTACCCGCTCAGCCCGCCGCTCTAGCGCAGGAAGCGGAGACTGCCGTCACGGCCGCTGAAGAGCCGGGAGCGCCGGGTGCCGCGGCAAACGCCGAGGCCGGCGCAGACGCCCAGGCCGAAGCCACCGACGAGGACGCGCCGCACTACCCGGACCCGCGCGAGGAAGCCCCGAACACCGACGAGTGCCCGAACGCGACGCAGCCACAGGAGCCGGTGAGCACGTCGGAGCGCATCGCGCCCGGCATGCCGACTCCGACGCCACTGCCGGTCGAATACGACGGCCCTTGCGGCGTCATCGCGCCGGACGGCTTCACGGTCTCCGACAAGGTGCTGGCCACATCGTGGCTGGTGGCGGACGCGGACACGGGCGATGTCATCGCGATGAAAGACCCGCACGGGCGCTACCGCCCCGCGTCGATCATCAAGGTGCTGCTCGCGCTCGTGGCCATCGACGAGCTACCGCTGGACAAAGAGGTCACGGTCAGCGAGGAGTCCGCCGGCCAGGAGGGGTCCGCAGTGGGCCTCGGCCCGAACGGGACGTACACGGTCGACGACCTGATGCACGGCCTGCTCATGGTCTCCGGCAACGACGCCGCGCACGCTCTAGCCCAGGTTTTGGGCGGCGACGAGGAGACGCTGCGCAAGGTCAATGCGAAGGCCCAAGAGCTGGGTATGACAGACACCCGCGCCGCGAGCTACTCGGGCCTGGACGCCCCTGGCATGTCCACCTCCGCGTGGGACATGGGCATCGCGTACACGAAGGCGTACCAGAACCCGACGTTCAGCGAGATCGTGAATACGGAGATGTACCCCTTCCCCGGCTACACGGGCCCCGACGGCGAGGAGCTTCCGGGCTTCGACGTCTACAACGACAACCAGCTCTACCTCAACGACCCGGACGGTATCGGCGGCAAGACGGGCTACACGGACGACGCGAAGCACACATTCGTCGGCGCGCTCGAGCGCGACGGCCGGCGGTTGATGGCGATCGTGCTCGACACCACCATCGACAAGGGCCGCGCGTGGGAGCAATCGCAGGACCTCATTCACGAGGGCTACAAGTTCACGTCCGACGACGCCATCGCATCGCTTGACGACGTCACCGCCGAGCCCTCCAACACCGGCACCCCCGTCACCGATGCCCCCGGCGAGGACCGAAAAGACTCCTCCGGAAATGCCGAAGACGACGACACCCTCCAGTGGGAAGGCATCGCCGTCTTCAGCGGCGTGCTGGCCCTAGCCGGGCTCGCGACCTGGCTTAGTCTCGCGTCAGCAAAGAAACGGCGGCAACGCCAATAG
- a CDS encoding VIT1/CCC1 transporter family protein: MGEKLNRLRAAVLGANDGIVSTAAVVVGVAGATDSTREIFTAGLAALVGGAISMALGEYVSVSSQRDAEKAAVDTEKKLQEQDPEAEFRHLVQAYKNDGLSPETALAVARERTESDPLSAHLEVHYGLDQDDIVSPWSAAIASFLSFFVGALLPLGAIMLGGGATTRVAVCVVVTLIALAVTGAMSAKLGGAKPGRAVVRLVVGGGLALAATFAVGSLFGTAVG; encoded by the coding sequence ATGGGGGAGAAGCTGAACCGTCTCCGCGCAGCCGTGCTCGGCGCGAACGACGGCATCGTTTCCACCGCGGCTGTCGTCGTCGGCGTCGCCGGTGCGACCGACAGCACCCGCGAGATCTTCACCGCTGGCCTCGCCGCCCTCGTAGGTGGCGCAATCTCCATGGCGCTCGGCGAGTACGTCTCCGTCTCCTCCCAGCGCGACGCTGAAAAGGCCGCCGTCGACACCGAGAAAAAACTGCAAGAGCAGGACCCCGAGGCGGAGTTCCGCCACCTGGTCCAGGCGTACAAGAACGACGGGCTATCCCCGGAGACCGCTCTCGCCGTGGCCCGCGAGCGCACCGAATCCGACCCGCTGTCCGCGCACCTGGAGGTCCACTACGGCCTCGACCAAGACGATATCGTCAGCCCGTGGTCCGCCGCGATCGCGTCGTTCCTGTCGTTCTTCGTCGGCGCGTTGCTGCCCCTCGGCGCGATCATGCTTGGCGGCGGCGCCACCACCCGCGTGGCAGTCTGCGTCGTGGTCACCCTGATCGCCTTGGCTGTCACCGGCGCGATGTCCGCGAAGCTCGGCGGTGCCAAGCCGGGCCGCGCTGTCGTCCGCCTCGTTGTCGGCGGCGGGTTGGCCCTGGCTGCGACCTTCGCGGTCGGATCGCTGTTCGGCACCGCGGTCGGGTAG